In one window of Desulforhabdus amnigena DNA:
- a CDS encoding TraB/GumN family protein codes for MITESENIHRLQYEEKEVLLVGTAHVSRESVDLVARVIEEEKPDTVCIELCASRYQAITQENQWQNTNILKVIKEKKAFLLLANLMLASFQKRIGKKFGVKPGEEMIQAIHSAEAIGAHVHLADRDVRTTLSRTWRLMRFRSKIKVLAELMTSFGALDDIKEEDIENMKNRDVLETLLTEVGDALPEIRSILIDERDQYLAQKIRSAPGRKIVAVVGAGHVPGIQKYWEAPIDMDELEQIPPKGKLFNVLKWGLPLMILGLMASGFYSAGTASGTDMIKWWVLANAILAGLGATIALGHPVTILSAAFAAPITSLNPMIAAGWVSGLVEAFLRKPRVVDFQELPEDISSLKGFWRNKITRILLVVVLTNMGSAVGTFVAIPMMLKFIS; via the coding sequence ATGATCACAGAGTCTGAAAACATACATCGATTGCAATACGAAGAAAAAGAAGTCCTCCTTGTCGGGACGGCTCACGTTTCGCGGGAAAGCGTCGATCTCGTCGCCAGAGTGATCGAAGAAGAAAAGCCGGATACCGTGTGCATAGAACTTTGTGCGTCCAGATACCAGGCTATCACGCAAGAAAACCAATGGCAGAATACCAATATCCTGAAAGTGATCAAGGAAAAGAAGGCGTTTCTCCTCCTCGCCAATCTCATGCTCGCATCCTTTCAGAAAAGGATCGGCAAGAAGTTCGGGGTCAAGCCGGGCGAAGAAATGATCCAGGCCATTCACTCCGCAGAAGCCATCGGGGCTCATGTCCATCTCGCGGACCGCGATGTGCGGACAACCCTTTCCAGAACATGGCGCCTCATGAGGTTCAGGTCCAAGATCAAAGTGCTGGCCGAATTGATGACCTCCTTTGGAGCATTGGACGATATCAAAGAAGAAGATATCGAAAACATGAAGAACAGGGACGTTCTGGAAACTCTGCTTACTGAAGTAGGGGATGCCCTCCCTGAGATCAGGAGTATTCTCATCGACGAAAGGGACCAGTACCTGGCCCAGAAGATCCGGTCCGCCCCGGGCCGGAAGATTGTGGCCGTTGTGGGGGCTGGCCACGTACCCGGCATTCAAAAATACTGGGAAGCACCCATTGACATGGACGAACTGGAACAAATTCCCCCCAAAGGAAAGCTGTTTAATGTGCTTAAATGGGGACTTCCCCTCATGATCCTGGGACTCATGGCTTCCGGCTTTTACAGTGCGGGTACCGCTTCAGGGACGGATATGATCAAGTGGTGGGTTCTGGCCAATGCCATACTGGCTGGACTCGGAGCAACCATTGCCCTGGGACACCCCGTGACCATTCTTTCCGCTGCCTTTGCCGCTCCCATCACTTCCCTCAATCCCATGATCGCGGCAGGCTGGGTATCGGGGCTGGTGGAAGCTTTCCTGAGAAAACCGAGAGTCGTAGACTTTCAGGAATTGCCTGAAGATATTTCTTCTCTGAAGGGATTCTGGCGGAATAAGATCACGCGGATTCTGCTGGTGGTCGTATTGACCAACATGGGGAGTGCGGTAGGCACTTTTGTCGCCATTCCCATGATGTTGAAATTTATAAGTTAG
- a CDS encoding sensor histidine kinase, with amino-acid sequence MESKERIKLHKVLKIFGGITLLLMCGALYLGISTARYMKDTIRDQFNEQQLVLAKATAHRIESTIQSAIADLVLLNSLPAIQYCDSDAYEILLLSTLPVLNRDNIVEIRRVDREGNTLFVANDQGIGMKHFGLLHQEAGVYLSWASDLNHRGKTMGTGVRSKDQAKDKKTLVFDLITPTYEDSTDSAHPRPSHRFSGYLKVTLDVARLFHQIIPSIRSGKTGYAWVLDSSGTFLYHPESSFVGENAFEVRSNRNQAISFSKINQIQREEMLKGKEGKSVYTSGWHRDVVEPMEKLIAFAPVHIQGPYMDYAWSVAVVAPLQEIEGTIGMVYERQMGLQGIVILIILIGSLTVIIYEMRWSTLLEHEVNIKTDHIRHYAEQLERSEAKYRSLIESAEDLIFTLDSEGFIKTANEHMSRLFGIESGTLVGQSLYSFLPREQTDEQLRLIREVLGSGKAQRTEILINIQNEDFWFNIQYIPVKGEGNEDRAILGIGRDITDRKSLEKQLINTEKLASLGTLAAGVAHEINNPIGIMLGFCDLLLEKMEPGTMEYNDLKTIERHGLHCKSIVERLLSFARISEETEEGCNINENVEAILSVVKHTLDMNNIRLVTELDDDLPIVRGDSRGLQQVLLNLISNAIHAMNGKGTLTVSTRLAPKPGWVETIVSDTGCGIKKEFLQKIFDPFFTTKKVGEGTGLGLSVSYGIITKYGGTIQCESHVDDGKPGHGGTTFTILLPVHVESLTEVPPSARDANPPKP; translated from the coding sequence ATGGAAAGTAAAGAGAGAATCAAACTTCACAAGGTTTTGAAAATATTTGGTGGAATCACTTTGCTCCTCATGTGTGGAGCTTTGTATCTCGGCATTTCTACGGCGAGGTATATGAAGGATACCATACGCGATCAGTTCAACGAACAGCAGCTGGTTCTTGCCAAAGCCACGGCTCACCGGATCGAATCCACCATTCAGTCTGCCATTGCCGACCTGGTCCTCCTGAATTCCTTGCCCGCCATTCAATACTGCGATTCAGATGCCTATGAAATTCTCCTTCTGTCCACCCTGCCCGTGCTGAACCGGGACAATATCGTTGAAATTCGCCGGGTAGACCGCGAAGGGAACACCCTCTTTGTGGCCAATGATCAGGGGATAGGCATGAAGCATTTCGGGTTGTTACATCAGGAGGCGGGGGTTTATCTTTCATGGGCTTCCGACTTGAACCATCGCGGAAAAACCATGGGAACGGGAGTTCGTTCCAAGGATCAAGCCAAAGACAAGAAGACCCTTGTATTCGATTTGATCACACCCACCTACGAGGATTCCACGGATAGTGCGCATCCACGGCCTTCACACCGCTTCTCCGGCTACTTGAAAGTGACACTGGACGTGGCCCGCCTGTTTCACCAGATCATCCCATCCATTCGATCAGGGAAAACGGGTTATGCGTGGGTTTTGGATTCTTCGGGAACTTTTCTTTATCATCCCGAGAGTTCCTTTGTGGGTGAAAACGCTTTCGAAGTCCGCAGCAACAGGAATCAGGCCATCTCCTTTTCCAAGATCAACCAGATTCAGCGTGAAGAGATGCTCAAAGGCAAGGAAGGCAAGTCCGTCTACACCTCGGGTTGGCATCGGGATGTGGTGGAACCCATGGAAAAACTCATCGCTTTTGCACCCGTGCACATACAGGGGCCATATATGGATTATGCTTGGTCCGTGGCGGTTGTTGCCCCTTTGCAAGAAATCGAGGGAACCATCGGTATGGTCTACGAAAGGCAGATGGGACTGCAGGGGATTGTCATTCTAATCATTCTCATTGGAAGCCTTACCGTCATCATCTATGAAATGAGATGGTCCACACTTCTCGAACATGAAGTGAACATAAAGACAGATCATATCCGGCATTATGCAGAACAGCTGGAACGGTCCGAGGCCAAGTACCGCTCTCTCATTGAAAGCGCGGAGGATCTCATCTTTACCCTGGATTCGGAAGGATTCATCAAAACGGCCAATGAACATATGTCCCGGCTGTTCGGTATAGAAAGCGGCACACTGGTTGGGCAGAGCCTCTATAGCTTTCTTCCTAGGGAACAGACGGACGAACAGTTGAGGCTGATTCGAGAGGTGCTCGGTTCGGGAAAGGCCCAGAGAACCGAGATCCTCATCAACATTCAGAATGAAGATTTCTGGTTCAATATCCAGTATATACCCGTCAAAGGGGAAGGGAATGAAGATCGGGCCATCCTGGGGATCGGGCGGGACATCACGGACCGGAAAAGCCTGGAAAAGCAGCTCATCAACACGGAAAAACTGGCCTCCCTGGGCACCCTGGCCGCTGGCGTAGCGCACGAAATCAACAATCCCATCGGGATCATGCTGGGGTTTTGCGATTTGCTGCTGGAAAAGATGGAACCGGGCACGATGGAATACAACGATCTCAAGACCATTGAAAGGCACGGCCTTCATTGCAAAAGCATCGTGGAACGCCTCCTCAGCTTTGCCCGCATCAGTGAAGAAACCGAAGAAGGCTGCAATATCAATGAAAATGTGGAAGCCATCCTTTCCGTCGTGAAACATACCCTGGATATGAACAATATCAGGCTCGTCACGGAACTGGATGACGATCTCCCCATTGTGCGGGGAGACTCGCGAGGGCTGCAGCAGGTGCTTCTCAACCTGATCAGCAACGCCATTCATGCCATGAACGGGAAGGGCACCCTGACCGTTTCGACGCGGTTGGCTCCAAAGCCCGGCTGGGTGGAGACGATCGTATCGGATACGGGCTGTGGCATAAAGAAAGAGTTCCTTCAGAAAATATTCGATCCCTTCTTCACGACCAAGAAGGTGGGGGAAGGTACTGGACTGGGACTTTCTGTAAGTTATGGTATTATCACGAAATATGGTGGAACCATTCAGTGTGAAAGTCATGTGGATGATGGAAAGCCCGGGCATGGAGGCACAACCTTCACGATCCTTCTGCCGGTACATGTGGAATCCCTCACCGAGGTCCCCCCTTCTGCTCGCGATGCAAACCCTCCCAAACCCTGA
- a CDS encoding DVU0150 family protein: MKKLWVKFLGLIAMVSVLLPGIASAAGGGAAAPLIIVADTRKLSGILAWWGNMYNESMVEFTVFTVILIPAIGVAFGVLADLIMSHIGIDLKSRELSEH; encoded by the coding sequence ATGAAAAAATTATGGGTAAAATTCTTGGGGTTGATCGCCATGGTATCCGTACTTCTGCCGGGAATCGCTTCTGCAGCCGGTGGGGGGGCTGCTGCGCCTCTTATCATTGTGGCGGATACGCGGAAGCTCAGCGGGATCCTGGCCTGGTGGGGGAATATGTACAATGAGAGTATGGTGGAATTCACGGTTTTCACGGTTATTCTCATCCCGGCTATCGGAGTGGCTTTCGGGGTTCTTGCGGACCTCATCATGAGCCACATCGGGATCGATCTCAAATCGCGTGAACTGTCGGAACATTAA
- a CDS encoding DUF4881 domain-containing protein, with product MYKKRSLLLCLLFVIPLFLVAGCSEYGKVDQGRVVKFDKDKKTVTLIQDMKADPQNPDYSHLPAVTYALPTNPNETGAEPKAGLRMKLDTKNRQVVIYDPATRSFKNIDYTLIDEKDNVAKTDELVKDKKFPIVDREKKTITIYSGRQKILVTFSLPEEYFALPDYTWDSGDEVRIYYKEDGKALRFMNISKTDIYKK from the coding sequence ATGTACAAGAAACGGAGTTTGCTCCTTTGCCTGCTGTTTGTAATTCCTTTGTTCCTGGTCGCCGGCTGTTCGGAATATGGCAAGGTGGACCAGGGGCGAGTGGTTAAATTCGATAAGGACAAAAAGACCGTAACGCTCATCCAGGATATGAAAGCGGACCCACAGAATCCAGACTACAGTCATCTGCCTGCGGTGACCTACGCGTTGCCCACAAATCCCAATGAAACGGGTGCCGAGCCGAAAGCCGGCCTCCGGATGAAGCTTGACACCAAGAATCGTCAGGTCGTTATCTATGATCCTGCAACTCGGAGCTTCAAGAATATCGATTACACTCTGATCGACGAAAAAGACAACGTGGCCAAGACGGACGAATTGGTCAAAGACAAGAAATTCCCCATCGTGGACCGTGAGAAGAAAACGATCACGATCTATTCCGGTAGACAGAAGATTTTGGTGACTTTCTCTCTGCCTGAAGAATACTTTGCCCTGCCGGATTATACATGGGATTCCGGCGACGAAGTCCGCATCTACTACAAAGAAGATGGAAAGGCCTTGAGATTCATGAACATCAGCAAGACGGATATTTACAAAAAATAG
- a CDS encoding baeRF10 domain-containing protein yields the protein MKVLQPQTIQELKERKGREDSPVLSLYLNLDPANPVNLRGGYKVSLDGILKNLESQITDENQLRHFQEDAEWARRKTEFHIAKGRSLVLFCDVSESFFFEEDLPIRFANQAWYGGSPYIRPLLEARNEYERYGVVVADREKARFFLISMGEIDEISDIFQEPPVKHRSAAGSDHMRSQMIFQRRAAKWSEEFLKNVSDTLHDIMFEYDIDRILLGGPEEVTAELQRLLPKTVSARVVDRIRVSVTAKSNEVFDAAFPLIEQLEKEQEASLVQDLITTAHKSKATGVKAVLGFDATLDAINQGRVYRLVYPNGLRMNGYHCAGCDVLLDHSPSDKLCPYCSKPLTEIEDVIWPASERALDMGGRIEEIRSAEAVALLNGAGQIGAYLR from the coding sequence ACCCCGCAAATCCGGTCAACCTGCGGGGGGGGTACAAGGTCTCCCTGGATGGAATTTTGAAAAACCTTGAATCTCAGATCACAGATGAAAACCAGCTTAGACATTTCCAGGAAGATGCTGAATGGGCCAGACGCAAAACCGAGTTTCACATTGCAAAGGGAAGAAGCCTTGTACTCTTTTGCGACGTTTCCGAATCCTTCTTTTTTGAAGAGGATCTTCCCATCCGTTTTGCCAATCAGGCATGGTACGGCGGTTCTCCCTATATTCGGCCCCTCCTGGAAGCAAGAAACGAATATGAACGGTACGGCGTTGTCGTCGCCGATCGCGAAAAGGCGCGGTTCTTCCTGATTTCCATGGGTGAAATCGATGAAATCTCCGATATTTTTCAGGAACCTCCTGTGAAACACCGCAGCGCGGCTGGAAGCGATCATATGCGATCTCAGATGATTTTCCAAAGAAGAGCCGCTAAGTGGAGTGAAGAGTTTCTGAAAAACGTTTCAGACACCTTGCACGATATTATGTTTGAATATGATATCGACCGCATTTTGCTGGGTGGGCCGGAGGAAGTTACGGCAGAGCTGCAGAGGTTGCTCCCCAAAACAGTGAGTGCACGAGTGGTGGACCGAATCAGAGTCTCCGTCACCGCCAAAAGCAATGAGGTTTTCGATGCCGCCTTCCCGCTCATCGAACAGCTTGAAAAGGAACAGGAAGCGTCCCTCGTTCAGGACCTCATCACCACCGCACACAAGAGCAAGGCCACGGGAGTGAAGGCTGTTTTAGGCTTCGACGCCACGCTGGATGCCATCAATCAGGGGCGCGTATACCGGCTGGTCTATCCAAACGGTCTTCGAATGAATGGCTATCACTGCGCTGGATGCGACGTCCTTTTAGACCATTCTCCATCGGATAAACTATGCCCCTATTGTTCAAAACCCCTCACGGAAATCGAAGATGTCATATGGCCAGCCTCGGAACGGGCCTTGGACATGGGAGGAAGAATAGAAGAAATACGAAGCGCGGAAGCGGTTGCTCTTCTCAACGGAGCAGGGCAAATCGGAGCTTACCTGCGTTAG
- a CDS encoding sigma-54-dependent transcriptional regulator, which produces MPGKILVIDDEKDMLVLITRILSGKTPHAIDTTDDPLRVPDLLKKNRYDVILTDLKMPQLNGIEVLEMVKEHDASTAVIIMTAYGTIESAIEATRKGAFDYITKPFRKERILHVVDQALKWRHMQKENLYLREQLEGKPLFPALIGNSIAMERLKSQIDRVAKTAATVLITGESGTGKELVARAIHSHSLRKDKAFIPIDCSTIPESIIESELFGHVKGSFTGALKDKKGLVEEANGGTLFLDEIGDLNPTMQVKLLRLLQEGEYKVIGSNTIRKADIRFIAATNQNLQERIKKGEFREDLFYRLNVINLHLPSIRQRPEDIPILARHFLEKYSVLYNKNIKGLSRNALEYLSRREWPGNVRELENVMERGVIMALGDILEVGDLSTPDSGSSPPSLATMPTEDIFSLPFKEAKDRLMEEFQTQYITKVLEKHSGNVSQAAKESGLKRQYLHRLIRDHKVESKTFRKSEPIE; this is translated from the coding sequence ATGCCGGGGAAAATTTTGGTGATTGACGACGAAAAAGATATGCTTGTCCTTATCACACGCATCTTGTCGGGTAAAACTCCCCACGCAATAGACACCACGGATGATCCTCTTCGGGTGCCTGATCTGCTCAAGAAAAATCGGTATGACGTGATACTCACGGATCTCAAGATGCCCCAGCTCAACGGCATCGAAGTTCTGGAGATGGTCAAAGAACACGATGCAAGTACCGCCGTTATCATCATGACGGCCTACGGCACCATTGAATCGGCCATCGAAGCCACTCGAAAAGGAGCATTTGATTATATCACCAAGCCTTTTCGCAAAGAAAGAATTCTGCATGTCGTGGACCAGGCATTGAAGTGGCGGCACATGCAAAAAGAAAACCTTTACCTGCGGGAACAGCTGGAGGGAAAGCCGCTTTTTCCGGCGCTCATCGGAAACAGCATAGCCATGGAAAGGCTGAAGAGCCAGATCGACCGTGTAGCCAAGACTGCCGCTACGGTGCTGATTACGGGAGAAAGCGGGACAGGAAAAGAACTTGTGGCCCGCGCCATTCACTCCCACAGCCTTCGCAAGGACAAGGCTTTCATCCCCATCGACTGCAGCACCATTCCGGAATCCATTATAGAGAGCGAACTCTTCGGACACGTGAAAGGTTCATTCACTGGGGCACTCAAGGACAAGAAAGGATTGGTGGAAGAGGCCAACGGAGGAACGCTCTTCCTGGACGAAATCGGGGATTTGAACCCGACCATGCAGGTCAAGCTGCTGAGGTTGCTCCAGGAAGGGGAATACAAGGTCATCGGCTCCAACACCATTCGGAAGGCCGATATCCGCTTCATTGCTGCAACCAATCAAAATCTCCAGGAAAGAATCAAGAAGGGGGAATTCCGGGAGGACCTTTTTTACCGCTTGAACGTCATCAACCTGCACCTCCCATCCATCCGGCAACGACCGGAGGATATCCCCATCCTCGCTCGGCACTTTCTTGAAAAATACAGTGTACTCTACAACAAGAATATAAAGGGCTTATCCAGAAATGCGCTGGAATATCTTTCCCGCCGCGAATGGCCTGGAAACGTGAGAGAACTGGAAAACGTCATGGAGCGTGGGGTGATCATGGCATTGGGTGATATCCTGGAGGTGGGCGATCTTTCCACCCCGGACTCCGGTTCCTCGCCTCCTTCCCTCGCTACCATGCCTACTGAAGATATTTTCTCACTGCCGTTCAAGGAAGCCAAGGACAGGTTAATGGAGGAATTTCAAACGCAATACATCACCAAAGTGCTTGAAAAACATTCCGGAAACGTATCCCAGGCTGCAAAAGAATCGGGCCTCAAGAGGCAATACCTCCACCGACTCATTCGCGACCACAAAGTGGAATCGAAAACCTTCAGGAAGTCTGAGCCGATTGAGTAG
- a CDS encoding sulfite exporter TauE/SafE family protein, whose amino-acid sequence MDWLYVLMPIAGVKIFWPGLIILGIGVGIIGGFFGMGGAWMVTPGLNILGFPMAFAIGTDIAHMAGKSLISTMRHGKFGNVDYKLGLIMLVGTVVGFEVGAQMVMWLERIGSVEKTVRILYLVLLAFITWMVFNDVAKKKRKDREARAAGREVDPLSTGVEWHKTFQKIKIPPMIHLNVAQIYCSAWLPIMVSFLTGWLAGILGIGGGLIRMPSLIYILGCPTHVAVGTDLFEVAISGLYGAATYTFKGRTELVAAVIMLVGASIGAQVGTVATKYIKGYGIRIAFGVAVIGCSLSIILKLLPSYVSVSKQLCDNISTVLVLGVVTALSVYIFVRMLQGAKAEVAAKKAVLARQTA is encoded by the coding sequence ATGGATTGGTTATATGTTCTTATGCCCATCGCGGGAGTGAAGATATTCTGGCCCGGTTTGATTATCTTGGGAATCGGGGTTGGCATCATCGGTGGTTTCTTTGGAATGGGCGGCGCCTGGATGGTGACCCCCGGTCTCAACATTCTTGGCTTTCCCATGGCTTTCGCCATCGGAACGGACATTGCCCACATGGCCGGCAAATCCCTCATTTCGACCATGCGACATGGCAAATTCGGAAACGTTGACTACAAACTGGGCCTGATCATGCTCGTCGGCACAGTCGTCGGTTTCGAAGTCGGCGCCCAGATGGTCATGTGGCTCGAACGCATAGGGAGTGTCGAGAAAACCGTCCGTATCCTCTATCTGGTGCTCCTTGCCTTCATCACATGGATGGTTTTCAACGACGTCGCCAAAAAGAAGAGAAAAGATAGAGAAGCCCGGGCTGCGGGCAGGGAAGTGGATCCTCTCTCCACCGGCGTGGAATGGCATAAGACTTTTCAGAAAATCAAGATCCCTCCCATGATCCATCTCAATGTCGCGCAGATCTACTGCTCCGCCTGGCTGCCCATCATGGTGAGTTTTCTAACGGGGTGGTTGGCAGGCATCCTGGGCATCGGCGGTGGTTTGATCCGCATGCCGTCCCTCATCTACATCTTGGGCTGCCCGACTCACGTCGCTGTTGGAACAGACCTTTTCGAAGTGGCCATCTCCGGTCTTTACGGCGCAGCCACTTATACCTTCAAGGGTCGTACGGAACTGGTGGCTGCGGTCATCATGCTGGTGGGCGCCTCCATTGGAGCTCAAGTGGGCACAGTCGCCACCAAGTACATCAAGGGCTATGGAATCCGTATCGCTTTCGGTGTCGCGGTCATCGGCTGCTCCCTCTCCATCATTTTGAAGCTCCTCCCCAGCTATGTCTCGGTATCCAAGCAACTTTGCGATAACATCTCCACGGTTCTGGTTCTCGGCGTTGTGACCGCTCTTTCAGTCTACATCTTCGTAAGGATGCTCCAGGGCGCCAAGGCCGAAGTTGCCGCAAAGAAGGCGGTACTGGCAAGGCAAACCGCGTGA
- a CDS encoding response regulator: MNEMSRKNILILDPERDIGELFARALEARRDCKCYLASRQEEVVDLLKDISFDLLLVDLGTAFAEDFKLLRKIKNLYPRLILIIDAYLHQRELITKALSLGAHGYIIKPIKIDSFRKKIDEFYCLSSV, from the coding sequence ATGAATGAAATGAGCCGCAAAAATATCCTCATTTTGGATCCCGAAAGAGACATCGGGGAACTCTTTGCCCGTGCTTTGGAAGCGCGCCGAGACTGCAAGTGTTACCTGGCAAGCAGACAGGAAGAGGTCGTCGACCTGTTGAAGGATATCTCCTTCGATCTTCTTCTGGTGGACCTGGGAACGGCTTTTGCCGAAGATTTTAAATTACTCAGAAAAATTAAAAACTTATATCCTCGCCTCATCCTCATCATCGATGCCTATCTTCACCAGAGAGAACTCATCACCAAGGCTCTGAGCCTCGGAGCGCACGGCTATATCATCAAACCCATCAAGATCGACTCTTTCCGAAAGAAAATCGACGAATTTTACTGCCTTTCTTCCGTCTGA